The following are encoded together in the Penaeus monodon isolate SGIC_2016 chromosome 44, NSTDA_Pmon_1, whole genome shotgun sequence genome:
- the LOC119568564 gene encoding zinc finger protein 570-like yields the protein MENSLVRHMKIHTVNKPYSCEICNKAFSEIGHLVKHTRVHTKEKPYNCKICNSAFSRKNNLVRHMRTHTKEKPYSCEICNKAFSERGHLVAHIRVHTKEKPYSCEICKKDFTEKSNLTRHVRVHTKEKPYKCEICNKNFSLRANLVSHMRMHT from the coding sequence ATGGAAAATAGTTTGGTGAGGCACATGAAAATACATACAGTTAataaaccatacagctgtgagatttgcaataaagccTTTTCTGAGATAGGCCATCTTGTAAAGCACactagagtacatacaaaggagaagccttaTAACTGCAAGATTTGCAACAGTGCATTTTCACGAAAAAATAATCTGGTGAGacacatgagaacacatacaaaggaaaagccatacagctgcgagatttgcaataaggccttttcTGAAAGAGGTCACCTAGTAGCGCACATTAGAGTACACaccaaggagaagccatacagttgtgaaATTTGTAAGAAGGACTTCACAGAAAAATCTAATCTAACAAGGCatgtgagagtacatacaaaggagaagccatacaaatgtgagatttgtaacaagaaCTTTTCGCTTAGAGCTAATCTAGTGAGTCATATGAGAATGCATACATAG